A genomic window from Archaeoglobus profundus DSM 5631 includes:
- a CDS encoding metallophosphoesterase, whose protein sequence is MGIKFTPERALIVGRTAVIADLHLGLENVLIEKGIAIPKVQLDEILERLDRVSKEVERVVIAGDLKHEFGKNLPYEWEDVKAVIDFLLSKDLEVVVVRGNHDNFLKAILAKFGIDLLDHYDVEGWRIVHGHKACDADKIIMGHEHPAIKVRVDGVYTFHCFLRVRKDGREIIVLPAFSPLVQGSDVTSCEFISPILAEVDCEEVEVYAVNDEVLYLGTIADIKNLKIHQPF, encoded by the coding sequence GTGGGCATCAAGTTTACACCTGAGAGAGCTCTGATAGTTGGGAGGACCGCGGTGATAGCTGACCTTCATCTTGGCTTGGAGAACGTGCTGATAGAAAAAGGTATCGCAATACCGAAGGTTCAGCTCGATGAGATCCTTGAGAGACTTGATAGAGTTTCAAAAGAAGTTGAGAGGGTTGTGATAGCTGGCGATTTGAAACACGAGTTCGGCAAAAACTTGCCCTACGAATGGGAGGATGTTAAAGCTGTAATAGATTTTCTGCTTAGTAAAGATTTGGAAGTTGTGGTTGTTAGGGGTAATCACGACAACTTTCTCAAGGCGATTTTAGCAAAATTCGGGATAGATTTGCTCGATCACTACGATGTTGAAGGCTGGAGGATTGTCCACGGTCATAAGGCATGTGATGCCGACAAAATAATAATGGGTCACGAACATCCGGCAATAAAGGTTAGAGTAGACGGAGTCTACACATTTCATTGTTTTCTTAGGGTTAGGAAGGACGGAAGGGAGATAATAGTCCTTCCAGCATTTTCTCCACTAGTCCAAGGAAGTGACGTAACTTCTTGCGAATTCATATCTCCTATACTTGCGGAGGTTGACTGCGAAGAAGTAGAAGTCTACGCTGTAAACGACGAAGTGCTATATCTGGGAACCATTGCGGATATCAAAAACCTCAAAATCCATCAGCCGTTTTAG
- a CDS encoding adenylate kinase family protein, with translation MLIALTGTPGVGKSTVAEILRKRGYIVLSVNELAEKFNCIIGEEEGCKIVDVEKLAENVRKVVKGLTIIEGHLSHLLNPDLAIVLRCNPLELKRRLERKGWSEEKILENVEAELVDVILIEALDSVEKVYEIDTTNLTPEEVANAVEEILRGESEKYKPGRIDWLSEVGDKLDELIRR, from the coding sequence ATGCTTATAGCCTTAACTGGAACTCCAGGAGTCGGGAAGAGTACAGTTGCCGAAATATTGAGGAAGAGAGGATATATTGTTTTGTCAGTCAACGAGTTAGCTGAGAAATTTAACTGCATAATTGGTGAAGAGGAAGGGTGTAAAATAGTCGATGTTGAAAAGCTGGCTGAGAATGTTAGAAAAGTAGTTAAAGGCTTAACGATTATCGAGGGTCATCTTTCACATCTTCTCAACCCGGATTTGGCAATAGTTTTGAGATGCAATCCGTTGGAGCTAAAGAGGAGGCTTGAAAGGAAGGGCTGGAGTGAGGAGAAAATTCTCGAAAACGTCGAGGCTGAGCTTGTCGATGTGATTCTCATCGAAGCTTTGGACAGTGTTGAGAAAGTATACGAGATAGACACAACCAATTTAACTCCTGAAGAAGTGGCTAATGCTGTCGAAGAAATTTTGAGAGGTGAAAGTGAGAAATACAAGCCAGGAAGGATCGATTGGTTGTCTGAAGTAGGTGACAAGCTGGATGAGCTTATCAGACGTTGA
- a CDS encoding A24 family peptidase: MKTREIDDRIWLFMIALAIPLNVIQYIQEPFNLTFALIQFVLIFILANVMYYLLNFGGADCKALISLSIMFPIYPEIFEFTVKGFIFALSVLTDSVIFAPLISLYFFVRNALKGDFAKTMFIGYKVKIDEIPKFHNLLEWVENGKVVRSLRGIEFDSKVVEELKSLGVKEVWVTPALPFLVFMTFGFIVAVTLGDLIFLILNRIT, from the coding sequence TTGAAAACGAGAGAGATAGATGACAGGATTTGGTTGTTTATGATCGCTTTGGCTATACCTTTGAACGTTATCCAATACATTCAAGAGCCTTTCAATCTAACGTTTGCGCTCATACAGTTTGTACTGATCTTTATTCTTGCGAACGTGATGTATTACCTTTTGAACTTCGGAGGGGCAGACTGCAAGGCGCTGATAAGCTTATCCATAATGTTTCCGATTTATCCCGAGATTTTTGAGTTCACTGTTAAGGGTTTTATCTTCGCATTAAGCGTTTTAACAGATTCTGTGATATTCGCACCGCTAATATCCCTCTACTTCTTCGTAAGGAACGCTTTGAAGGGTGATTTCGCAAAAACCATGTTTATCGGATATAAAGTCAAAATCGATGAGATTCCGAAGTTTCACAACCTTTTGGAGTGGGTTGAGAACGGGAAGGTTGTTAGGTCTCTTAGAGGAATTGAATTTGACAGTAAGGTTGTTGAAGAGTTGAAGAGCTTGGGTGTGAAGGAAGTTTGGGTAACTCCTGCCCTGCCTTTTTTAGTCTTCATGACGTTTGGATTTATAGTTGCTGTAACTCTAGGTGACCTGATCTTCCTAATTCTGAATAGAATAACGTAA
- a CDS encoding homoserine dehydrogenase gives MRIAIIGFGSVGRGVAEVLIEKRDYLKRYLGDYKVVAVTDSKGGVFDENGLDLREVLEMKKRGSLPKRVTSIEVVRELDFDVCIEVTPTNIENGEPGLTHIKECLKRGIDVVTSNKGPLAVAFKELMSLAEKNNARLMFEATVGGAMPVIKLAKVDLAGNEIISVKGILNGTCNYILSRMEKELLPYEMILEEAKELGIAEADPTYDVEGIDASAKLVIIANAIMGLDAKFEDVERVGISDLTPEAFKVALENGYTIRLIAEATSEYLRVSPRLIPLNHPLAIYGTLNALEIETDLAGEVFVIGRGAGSRETASAIISDLICLSKPLKCL, from the coding sequence ATGAGAATCGCCATAATAGGCTTCGGTTCCGTTGGGAGGGGAGTTGCTGAAGTTTTGATTGAGAAAAGAGATTATCTAAAGCGTTATCTGGGAGATTACAAGGTTGTAGCGGTAACTGATTCTAAGGGTGGAGTGTTTGACGAGAATGGATTGGATCTCAGAGAAGTTCTTGAGATGAAGAAGAGAGGAAGTTTGCCAAAGCGAGTAACATCGATTGAAGTTGTAAGAGAGCTGGATTTCGATGTTTGTATAGAGGTAACTCCAACTAACATTGAGAACGGTGAACCGGGATTAACACACATAAAGGAGTGCCTAAAGAGGGGAATTGATGTCGTAACATCTAACAAGGGGCCTCTCGCCGTAGCTTTTAAAGAACTCATGAGTCTTGCAGAGAAAAACAACGCTAGATTGATGTTTGAGGCTACCGTGGGAGGGGCAATGCCAGTCATAAAGCTCGCAAAGGTCGATTTAGCCGGAAACGAGATAATTTCTGTCAAGGGAATTCTGAACGGAACATGCAACTACATCCTCTCTAGAATGGAGAAAGAGCTTCTACCTTATGAAATGATACTCGAAGAGGCCAAGGAATTGGGAATAGCTGAGGCTGATCCTACCTACGATGTAGAGGGGATTGATGCGAGTGCAAAGCTCGTTATAATAGCGAACGCGATAATGGGGCTTGACGCGAAGTTCGAAGATGTGGAAAGGGTTGGAATATCCGATCTGACTCCCGAAGCTTTCAAAGTTGCTCTTGAGAACGGTTACACTATTAGGTTGATAGCAGAAGCTACAAGTGAGTATCTAAGAGTCTCACCGAGACTTATACCCTTAAACCATCCTCTGGCAATATATGGAACGCTGAACGCTCTAGAGATAGAAACTGACTTGGCTGGTGAAGTGTTCGTTATAGGAAGGGGAGCGGGAAGCAGAGAGACCGCTTCAGCAATAATATCCGATCTGATATGCTTGTCGAAACCGTTAAAGTGCTTGTAA
- a CDS encoding MoaD/ThiS family protein — MRVKVQLFATLRRFGKEFEVEGNSLEEILKKLAERLGEEFYREIFDENGKIRSDRIITVDGRNIKDERPKLKEGSVIAIFPPIAGG, encoded by the coding sequence ATGCGGGTGAAGGTTCAGCTTTTCGCAACTCTGAGAAGATTTGGAAAGGAGTTCGAGGTTGAAGGTAACAGCTTAGAGGAAATTTTGAAGAAGTTGGCAGAGAGGCTGGGAGAGGAGTTTTACAGGGAGATTTTTGATGAGAACGGTAAGATAAGAAGCGATAGGATAATAACAGTCGATGGGAGGAACATAAAAGATGAAAGACCAAAGCTGAAGGAAGGTAGCGTTATAGCAATATTTCCACCTATTGCCGGAGGTTAG
- a CDS encoding CDP-2,3-bis-(O-geranylgeranyl)-sn-glycerol synthase: MLELIIKTIWLLLPAYIPNNFAVIFGGGKPLDLGKHFIDGKRILGDGKTIRGFVAGVLGGIFTAHIQLIIEKSFSLSVYSSLDYASFLQLVFLLSFGAMLGDSIGSFIKRRFGVERGGKFPILDQLTFLIIAYILASRCSAFYKLFTLDVIITGIVITPLLHLTINVLAYKLGLKDVWW; encoded by the coding sequence ATGCTCGAACTGATAATCAAAACAATCTGGCTACTCCTTCCGGCTTACATACCAAACAACTTCGCTGTCATCTTTGGTGGGGGAAAACCGTTAGACCTTGGCAAGCACTTTATAGATGGGAAGAGAATACTCGGTGACGGGAAGACTATAAGAGGTTTCGTAGCTGGAGTTTTGGGCGGTATATTTACAGCTCATATTCAGCTAATTATCGAGAAATCGTTCAGTCTTAGCGTATATTCATCTTTAGATTACGCTTCTTTTCTTCAACTAGTTTTCCTGCTGTCTTTTGGAGCTATGCTCGGAGATTCGATAGGTAGCTTTATAAAGAGGAGATTTGGAGTTGAGAGAGGAGGAAAGTTTCCCATCTTGGATCAGCTTACCTTCCTTATAATAGCCTACATTTTAGCCAGCAGATGCAGTGCTTTCTACAAACTGTTCACTTTGGATGTTATAATCACTGGAATAGTCATAACACCCTTGTTGCACCTGACAATAAACGTCTTAGCCTACAAGCTCGGGCTTAAGGATGTGTGGTGGTAA
- the glmM gene encoding phosphoglucosamine mutase codes for MTRIGAVGELFGTDGVRGVANEELTPEMAMNLGRVMGTLKRKVAVAMDTRISSYMLKSAVIAGLTSCGCDVVDLGIAPTPALQYYVKSKDEIEGGIVVTASHNPREYGGIKFIQEDGREFTRDMDAECERIYKSKSFRFASWDNIGQVYYDEYRRLYINGILSKVDVDAIAGKGFKVVIDCGNGAGYVTSPYILKELGCNVISINAHPDGRFPQRNPEPVEENVGLLKRVVKEVGADLGVAHDGDADRATFVDEKGRFIPEDIMLALMAKYYVEKNNGGKVVTPVSSSKCVEDVVVEAGGEVIYTPVGSPVVAETMLKVKAVFGGEGNGGLIFPEHLLARDGAMSFAKVLELMALENKPISELVKGIPKYYMIKTKLPCRDKIKLLKGLEEKFPDANFTDGARIDYEDSWILIRPSGTEPIVRIFAEAKSKKKAKELVEFGIKVVKEILGE; via the coding sequence ATGACGAGAATAGGTGCCGTCGGAGAGCTTTTTGGTACTGACGGTGTTAGAGGAGTAGCTAACGAGGAACTAACTCCCGAAATGGCCATGAATTTAGGAAGGGTTATGGGAACTCTAAAGAGAAAGGTTGCTGTAGCTATGGACACACGTATCTCAAGTTACATGCTCAAGAGTGCAGTTATAGCAGGTTTGACGTCCTGCGGGTGTGATGTCGTTGATCTCGGAATCGCTCCGACTCCAGCTTTGCAATATTACGTTAAGAGCAAGGATGAGATCGAGGGAGGAATAGTTGTCACTGCAAGCCACAATCCGAGAGAGTATGGAGGTATAAAGTTCATTCAAGAGGATGGCAGGGAGTTCACAAGAGACATGGATGCAGAGTGTGAGCGTATTTATAAGAGCAAATCCTTCAGATTTGCAAGCTGGGACAATATTGGGCAAGTGTATTACGATGAATATAGAAGATTGTACATAAACGGAATTCTTAGCAAAGTTGACGTCGATGCGATTGCTGGGAAGGGGTTTAAGGTCGTTATAGATTGCGGTAACGGGGCTGGCTACGTAACTTCGCCTTACATATTGAAGGAGCTAGGTTGTAATGTGATCAGCATAAATGCGCATCCGGATGGTCGATTTCCTCAGAGAAATCCCGAGCCCGTTGAAGAAAATGTTGGATTGTTGAAAAGGGTTGTTAAAGAGGTTGGAGCGGATTTGGGTGTTGCTCATGACGGAGATGCGGATAGGGCAACTTTTGTTGATGAGAAAGGTAGATTCATTCCTGAAGACATAATGCTCGCTTTGATGGCTAAATATTATGTGGAGAAGAATAACGGTGGTAAAGTTGTAACCCCAGTAAGCTCTTCAAAGTGTGTTGAGGATGTGGTTGTGGAAGCTGGTGGTGAAGTTATCTACACTCCAGTAGGATCACCAGTCGTCGCTGAAACCATGCTTAAAGTAAAGGCAGTTTTCGGTGGAGAGGGGAATGGCGGTTTAATTTTCCCGGAGCACTTGCTTGCAAGGGATGGAGCTATGAGCTTTGCGAAGGTTTTGGAGCTTATGGCTTTAGAAAATAAACCTATCTCAGAGTTAGTAAAGGGAATTCCGAAGTACTACATGATAAAGACTAAGTTACCGTGCAGGGATAAGATCAAGCTTTTGAAGGGGCTGGAAGAGAAGTTTCCAGATGCAAACTTCACAGATGGGGCAAGAATAGACTACGAGGACAGCTGGATTCTCATAAGACCTTCAGGGACGGAACCTATAGTCAGGATATTTGCCGAGGCTAAGTCAAAGAAGAAGGCTAAGGAGCTTGTGGAGTTTGGAATTAAGGTCGTAAAGGAAATTTTGGGTGAGTAA
- a CDS encoding acetate--CoA ligase family protein: MEELFEPRAIAVIGATPKEGKVGNTLLKNLSKFKGKIYAVNPKYREVLGVECYPSVKDLPEEVDLAVIAVPAEVVPKVLEECGEKGVKAAVVISAGFREVGNYKLEMELVEICKKYGIKMVGPNCLGIINTSNGLNATFSGVEPLRGRIALISQSGALIVAIMDWALANNIGFSKIVSLGNKALLNECDFIEYLSNDDETEVIALYVEGIEEGRRFMEIAEKCRKPIVAIKSGKTSAGAKAVSSHTGSLAGSYEACRTAFRQSGVVEAESVEELFDFSTVLSYIKGFRGGVAIVTNSGGPAVMASDAVEKYNLNLASFEHETVEMLRSIAPYGNVYNPVDVLGDADAERFCKALDIVAKDRNVGLILAILTPTATIDGVKVAEKIVGINKKVVGCFMGGKSFEEAVRILREKGIANFNDPVRAVKAIASVQFYSRRTKRKEFVRFDVDLKKVRELLKRGLYFEVVREYGIPVPPYGIARSAEEALEIADKIGYPVAMKVVSPKIIHKTDVGCVKLNVTRNEVVKIFYEILKRAEEFGDVEGVMIQKMMPTGKEVIVGMKRDPSFGPLVMFGMGGIYVDVFRDVSFRIAPISREDAEEMVREVKAYRILQGVRGEKPSDVDAIIDVILRVSQMVMDLEEILELDINPIFVYEKGCCAVDVKVIV; this comes from the coding sequence ATGGAAGAACTTTTCGAGCCAAGGGCTATCGCAGTCATAGGTGCTACGCCGAAGGAAGGAAAGGTCGGAAATACATTGCTAAAGAACTTGTCAAAATTCAAAGGAAAGATTTATGCGGTAAATCCAAAGTATAGAGAAGTTTTGGGTGTGGAATGCTATCCCTCTGTGAAAGATTTACCTGAAGAAGTCGATCTGGCAGTCATAGCCGTTCCAGCTGAAGTTGTTCCAAAAGTCCTAGAGGAATGCGGTGAAAAGGGGGTTAAAGCTGCTGTAGTTATAAGCGCCGGATTTAGAGAAGTCGGAAACTACAAGCTTGAGATGGAGCTTGTCGAAATATGCAAAAAGTACGGAATTAAAATGGTTGGTCCGAACTGTCTGGGAATCATAAATACGTCAAACGGCTTGAATGCAACCTTTAGCGGCGTAGAGCCCTTAAGAGGTAGAATTGCCCTGATAAGTCAGTCAGGAGCCCTGATAGTTGCAATAATGGACTGGGCTCTCGCAAACAACATCGGATTTAGTAAAATCGTCTCCCTAGGGAATAAGGCCCTTTTAAACGAGTGCGATTTCATTGAATATTTATCAAACGACGATGAAACCGAAGTAATAGCTCTCTACGTTGAGGGCATTGAAGAAGGCAGAAGGTTCATGGAAATTGCTGAGAAGTGTAGAAAGCCGATAGTTGCCATAAAGAGTGGTAAAACATCTGCAGGAGCGAAGGCCGTTTCGAGTCATACTGGAAGCTTGGCTGGCAGTTACGAGGCTTGCAGAACTGCTTTCAGACAGAGTGGTGTTGTAGAGGCTGAATCAGTTGAGGAACTCTTCGATTTTTCAACTGTTTTAAGCTACATCAAGGGATTTCGTGGGGGTGTTGCAATAGTAACAAATTCTGGAGGCCCAGCAGTTATGGCGTCAGATGCCGTTGAAAAGTATAACTTAAATCTCGCAAGTTTTGAGCATGAAACTGTGGAGATGCTTAGATCAATAGCCCCTTACGGCAATGTTTACAATCCAGTAGACGTTTTGGGAGATGCTGATGCTGAAAGGTTCTGCAAAGCGTTGGATATCGTTGCGAAGGATAGAAACGTTGGTTTAATACTCGCCATATTGACTCCTACTGCAACCATAGATGGTGTAAAAGTTGCTGAAAAAATTGTTGGGATTAACAAGAAGGTCGTAGGTTGTTTTATGGGTGGGAAGAGCTTTGAAGAAGCTGTAAGAATTTTAAGAGAGAAGGGTATAGCAAACTTTAACGATCCTGTTAGAGCTGTGAAGGCGATAGCATCAGTGCAGTTCTACAGCAGAAGAACTAAGAGGAAAGAATTCGTAAGGTTTGATGTCGATTTAAAGAAAGTGAGAGAACTGCTTAAGAGAGGTCTGTATTTCGAAGTGGTTAGGGAGTACGGGATACCCGTACCACCGTATGGGATTGCAAGATCGGCTGAAGAAGCTCTGGAGATTGCCGATAAAATTGGATACCCCGTTGCCATGAAGGTTGTGTCACCTAAGATTATCCACAAGACGGATGTAGGTTGTGTAAAGCTGAACGTTACGAGAAATGAGGTTGTTAAGATATTTTACGAGATATTGAAGAGAGCTGAGGAGTTTGGAGATGTGGAGGGCGTTATGATTCAGAAGATGATGCCCACTGGCAAGGAGGTAATAGTTGGTATGAAGAGAGATCCTAGCTTTGGCCCACTGGTGATGTTCGGTATGGGTGGAATTTACGTAGATGTATTTAGAGATGTTTCATTCAGAATAGCTCCGATAAGCAGGGAAGATGCGGAAGAGATGGTTAGAGAGGTTAAGGCTTACAGAATACTGCAAGGTGTTAGAGGTGAGAAACCTTCAGATGTTGATGCCATAATAGACGTCATTCTGAGGGTTTCACAGATGGTTATGGACTTGGAGGAGATTTTAGAGCTTGACATAAACCCTATATTTGTTTACGAGAAGGGTTGTTGTGCTGTGGATGTTAAGGTGATAGTATGA
- a CDS encoding phosphotransacetylase family protein gives MISSTDAFSGKSSLIIALGKILQERGYRIGYFKPFGIGKYVGRELVEEDVSSIVSILKVDDSLETICPVVIDRPYLEFEMKVEGIKKRILEAYQRVREGKDVVLVEGALSYEVGKFMGLSDDEIARELNLNVVMVAKFDEFVLDKIAMAKQVFGDRLKQVVLNFVSGYMERYIKDISEKLESIGVELAGAIPKDPFLSGTFLSEIVEVLNGRYLVEPKEDVVIEQVLIGAMTAQSALEHFRRCKNCAVITGGDRSDIIVTALEVPNIKCLILTGNLEPPSVVLGIARSRGTPIVLVPYDTLTTVSLVSRVTGKGKMKGKKVERMVEIVKEHVDVDKLVSVLCG, from the coding sequence ATGATCTCCTCAACGGATGCATTCTCTGGCAAGAGCTCCCTCATAATAGCTCTGGGAAAGATACTTCAGGAAAGAGGATATAGGATCGGATACTTCAAGCCTTTTGGTATTGGTAAGTACGTTGGAAGAGAGTTGGTTGAGGAGGACGTTTCGAGTATAGTCTCCATACTGAAAGTTGACGACAGCTTAGAGACAATCTGCCCTGTAGTAATCGATAGACCCTACTTGGAATTCGAAATGAAGGTTGAAGGCATAAAAAAGAGAATTCTTGAAGCTTACCAAAGGGTTAGAGAAGGAAAGGACGTCGTACTCGTCGAAGGCGCTCTGAGCTACGAGGTTGGAAAATTCATGGGTTTGAGCGATGACGAGATTGCGAGAGAGCTAAATCTAAACGTAGTCATGGTAGCTAAATTTGATGAATTTGTCTTGGATAAGATTGCAATGGCGAAGCAAGTTTTTGGTGATAGGCTGAAGCAAGTTGTACTCAACTTCGTTTCAGGGTACATGGAGAGGTATATCAAGGATATATCCGAGAAATTGGAAAGTATCGGTGTTGAACTTGCTGGGGCAATTCCCAAAGATCCATTTCTATCAGGCACATTTCTAAGTGAGATTGTTGAAGTTCTTAACGGAAGATACCTCGTCGAGCCTAAGGAGGATGTAGTAATAGAGCAGGTCCTTATAGGAGCTATGACTGCACAATCCGCTCTCGAGCACTTCAGAAGGTGCAAAAACTGCGCTGTAATAACGGGTGGAGACAGATCGGACATAATAGTGACTGCTTTGGAGGTACCGAATATTAAATGTTTAATATTGACTGGAAATCTCGAACCTCCGAGCGTTGTTTTAGGAATAGCTAGAAGTAGGGGGACCCCGATTGTTCTGGTACCCTACGACACACTCACAACTGTTAGCTTGGTTAGCAGGGTCACTGGAAAGGGTAAGATGAAGGGAAAGAAAGTGGAAAGAATGGTTGAAATTGTTAAGGAGCACGTAGATGTTGATAAATTGGTGAGCGTATTATGCGGGTGA
- a CDS encoding 30S ribosomal protein S8e translates to MIWQGRSRRKPTGGLYRPHRKKRKYEMGRPQTETLIGERKIKLERVRGGNYKVKLVRDKYANVYVPSEGKVVRVEIKRVVENPAHVHYARRNVITKGAIIETEIGLARVTNRPSQEGLINAVLIEQK, encoded by the coding sequence ATGATCTGGCAGGGAAGGAGCAGAAGAAAACCTACAGGCGGACTTTACAGACCTCACAGAAAGAAGAGGAAGTATGAGATGGGAAGACCGCAAACAGAGACTCTAATAGGTGAGAGAAAGATCAAGTTGGAAAGGGTTAGAGGCGGAAACTACAAGGTTAAGCTCGTTAGGGACAAGTATGCAAATGTCTATGTGCCGAGCGAGGGAAAGGTAGTCAGGGTTGAGATTAAGAGAGTCGTTGAGAACCCCGCTCACGTTCACTATGCGAGAAGGAACGTTATAACGAAGGGTGCTATAATCGAAACTGAAATAGGACTTGCAAGAGTTACGAACAGACCGAGTCAGGAGGGACTTATCAATGCTGTACTGATCGAACAGAAGTGA
- a CDS encoding DNA topoisomerase I, translating to MWLIVAEKDKSARRIARILFKDVKVLKKNQVNYYFSPSNKAFVLGLKGHIVEYDFPEELNNWRRTPLEALLKAKFVVKVKEKNVVKTLLELAKDAERVTIATDYDREGEFIGLTAVKLIQKVNPGVKIERVRFSALTPVDVRRAFENPTSLDLNLAKSAEVRHKVDLLWGAILTRLLSLSANRLGRDFLSVGRVQSPTLRLIVEREEQIKSFKSKYYYNAFVKVRGIYAKRKFEKEEEAKAVLESINTLKVLSFKKSVVEEKKPIPFNTTEFLKEASKFMKPDKAMAIAENLYMEGYISYPRTDNTVYPKTLNLKKLVEMFLSSDFKDHAEFVLKHGIEPSRGRKETSDHPPIHPTAVASKDELSKDEWTIYELVVKRFLATLAPKAKWEVKRVEFEQGFKAMGKKLIFAGWRLIYDYSKPEESYIPDFKVGEVLVVEEKKIKKEKTKPPSRYTTGTLIKVMESLGLGTKSTRHEIIKKLYDRKYIYGNPIRPTNLAFAVINALKETAEVVTLPDMTAKLERDMTAIAEGRIDEKDVLKESVVFLSRILKSVDRERLGSIIKEGIEKDREEEMEKNAIGSCPECGGVLLVKRANKRFIGCSNYPKCKFSRPLPQKGRLVTTSKVCEKHGVKILRIVEKDRKWEFCPLC from the coding sequence ATGTGGTTAATAGTTGCTGAGAAGGATAAATCTGCCAGAAGGATTGCCCGAATCCTGTTTAAGGACGTAAAGGTTCTTAAAAAAAATCAGGTCAATTACTACTTTTCTCCTTCCAATAAAGCCTTTGTCTTGGGTTTGAAGGGGCATATTGTCGAATACGATTTTCCTGAGGAGCTGAACAACTGGCGAAGAACACCTCTTGAAGCTTTACTTAAAGCCAAATTTGTAGTTAAAGTTAAAGAAAAAAACGTCGTAAAGACGCTTTTGGAACTTGCAAAAGATGCTGAGAGAGTTACGATTGCCACAGACTACGATAGAGAGGGAGAATTTATAGGATTGACAGCTGTCAAGCTTATTCAGAAGGTAAATCCGGGTGTGAAGATAGAGAGAGTAAGGTTCAGTGCCCTGACTCCTGTAGATGTAAGAAGAGCTTTTGAAAATCCCACGAGCTTGGATTTAAATCTGGCGAAATCTGCTGAAGTCAGACACAAGGTTGATCTGCTATGGGGTGCTATTTTAACGAGATTGCTGTCCCTATCTGCAAACCGTTTGGGTAGAGATTTTCTTAGCGTTGGGAGAGTTCAGAGCCCCACTTTGAGATTGATAGTTGAAAGGGAGGAGCAGATCAAGTCGTTCAAGTCCAAATACTACTACAATGCCTTTGTAAAGGTTAGGGGAATTTATGCAAAGAGAAAATTCGAAAAAGAAGAAGAGGCAAAAGCAGTTTTAGAATCCATCAATACTCTGAAGGTTTTAAGTTTCAAAAAGAGCGTTGTTGAGGAGAAAAAGCCGATTCCTTTCAACACAACAGAGTTCTTGAAAGAGGCGTCGAAGTTTATGAAACCCGATAAAGCAATGGCTATAGCTGAAAACCTCTACATGGAGGGTTACATATCCTATCCGAGAACAGACAACACAGTCTATCCAAAAACTCTAAACCTCAAGAAATTGGTTGAAATGTTCCTCAGTAGTGATTTCAAAGATCATGCCGAATTCGTCCTCAAGCACGGTATAGAGCCATCCAGAGGCAGAAAAGAAACAAGCGATCATCCTCCCATTCACCCGACAGCCGTTGCAAGTAAAGACGAGCTTAGTAAAGACGAGTGGACAATTTATGAACTGGTTGTGAAGAGATTTTTGGCTACTTTAGCTCCCAAAGCGAAGTGGGAGGTAAAGAGGGTCGAGTTTGAGCAAGGCTTTAAAGCTATGGGTAAAAAGCTCATCTTCGCTGGTTGGAGATTAATTTATGATTACTCAAAGCCAGAAGAGAGCTATATCCCAGATTTTAAGGTTGGAGAAGTTTTGGTTGTTGAGGAAAAGAAGATCAAGAAAGAGAAGACAAAGCCACCATCTCGCTATACAACGGGAACTCTGATAAAGGTTATGGAGAGTTTGGGATTGGGAACAAAGTCAACGAGGCACGAGATTATAAAGAAGCTCTACGATCGCAAGTACATCTACGGTAACCCGATAAGGCCAACGAACCTAGCCTTTGCAGTTATAAATGCTCTGAAGGAGACTGCTGAAGTAGTAACGCTTCCTGATATGACCGCAAAGCTTGAAAGGGACATGACTGCGATTGCGGAAGGAAGAATAGATGAGAAAGATGTTTTGAAGGAATCAGTTGTTTTTCTGAGCAGGATTTTGAAGAGTGTCGATAGGGAAAGGTTGGGGAGCATAATAAAGGAGGGTATCGAGAAGGATAGAGAAGAAGAGATGGAAAAAAATGCGATTGGTTCCTGTCCAGAGTGTGGTGGAGTTTTGTTGGTAAAGAGAGCCAACAAGAGGTTTATAGGCTGTTCGAATTATCCAAAGTGTAAGTTTTCACGTCCATTACCTCAGAAGGGAAGATTGGTCACAACTTCGAAAGTTTGCGAAAAACATGGTGTTAAGATTTTGAGGATAGTTGAAAAAGATAGAAAGTGGGAGTTTTGTCCCCTCTGCTAA